Proteins co-encoded in one Coregonus clupeaformis isolate EN_2021a chromosome 17, ASM2061545v1, whole genome shotgun sequence genomic window:
- the LOC121586670 gene encoding trafficking protein particle complex subunit 3, with product MSRQSNRTTDSKKMNAELFTLTYGALVTQLCKDYENDEEVNKQLDKMGYNIGVRLIEDFLARSSVGRCQDFRETADVIAKVAFKMYLGITPSVTNWSPAGDEFSLILESNPLVDFVELPDNHSSLVYSNLLCGVLRGALEMVQMAVDVKFAQDTLRGDNITEIRMKFIKRIEENLPAGDE from the exons ATGTCAAGGCAATCCAACCGAACCACAGACAGCAAAAAGATG AACGCAGAGCTGTTCACGCTGACATACGGGGCCCTGGTAACccagctgtgtaaggactatgAGAACGACGAGGAGGTCAACAAACAGCTGGATAAGAT GGGATACAATATCGGAGTGCGTCTCATCGAGGACTTCTTGGCACGCTCCAGTGTTGGGAGGTGTCAGGATTTCAGAGAAACGGCCGATGTCATTGCTAAG GTGGCATTTAAGATGTACCTGGGCATCACCCCCAGTGTGACCAACTGGAGCCCGGCGGGAGACGAGTTCTCCCTCATCCTGGAGAGTAACCCCCTGGTGGACTTTGTAGAGCTGCCTGACAACCACAGCTCCTTGGTCTACTCCAACCTGCTGTGTGGGGTACTCCGAGGAGCTCTGGAGATG GTGCAGATGGCAGTGGATGTGAAGTTTGCTCAGGACACCCTGAGAGGAGACAATATCACAGAGATCCGCATGAAGTTCATCAAGAGGATCGAAGAGAACCTACCGGCCGGGGATGagtga